Proteins co-encoded in one Alkalinema sp. FACHB-956 genomic window:
- a CDS encoding FkbM family methyltransferase, with the protein MSFSLMISRFTKIASNLQRVPEAWWCMYNLKNWWGFLFRFLGLVNQYPFDVMTRKGYTIRLKDFYDVTTVWVIFCKFEYKIPKDCKVIVDLGANIGSFAIFAAQHEPDVKVICLEPFPSTFRQLEENIVNNQLSSRITTLPLAISSRRAICAMATGGFGSTTSHLVEAEDATGVETVSAIRFPDLLDIVEEKLGHRRIDLLKIDIEGGEHDLFQNMTPEYLNSVQEIQMEHHRNGSKDALFDKLNHLGFICKTDYIFSENFGTAHFLKNVLPKC; encoded by the coding sequence ATGTCTTTCAGCTTGATGATTTCGAGATTCACGAAAATTGCTTCCAACCTGCAACGAGTTCCTGAAGCTTGGTGGTGCATGTACAATCTCAAAAACTGGTGGGGGTTTTTATTTCGTTTTTTGGGATTAGTCAATCAATATCCTTTTGATGTGATGACTCGGAAAGGATATACCATTCGTTTAAAAGACTTCTATGACGTAACGACTGTCTGGGTGATTTTCTGCAAATTTGAGTACAAAATTCCGAAAGATTGTAAAGTTATCGTAGATTTGGGTGCCAATATCGGTTCATTTGCTATTTTTGCGGCTCAGCATGAGCCTGACGTGAAAGTTATCTGCCTTGAACCATTTCCCAGTACTTTCAGACAACTTGAGGAAAATATTGTTAATAATCAGCTGAGTTCGCGCATTACAACCCTTCCCCTAGCTATAAGTTCTAGGCGTGCTATCTGTGCGATGGCGACGGGCGGTTTTGGAAGTACTACGAGTCATCTTGTTGAAGCCGAAGATGCAACTGGTGTAGAAACTGTATCTGCTATTAGATTTCCTGATTTACTGGATATAGTTGAAGAAAAACTTGGGCATAGACGTATAGATCTACTTAAAATTGATATTGAAGGTGGGGAGCATGATTTGTTTCAAAACATGACACCTGAATATTTGAATAGTGTGCAGGAAATTCAGATGGAACATCATCGTAATGGATCAAAAGATGCCTTGTTTGATAAATTAAACCACCTTGGTTTTATCTGCAAAACTGACTACATATTTTCTGAAAATTTTGGTACTGCCCATTTCCTTAAAAATGTTCTTCCCAAATGTTAA
- a CDS encoding glycosyltransferase family 4 protein, which yields MKIACYGYVYKNTGSVAGANFLILEELLKRGLEIDFFGWDGFNKPHELLDYSNFKFIELPKGVVGSSIYSCLPTFLKEIYKSYLWPAVHVFLDSRIDQKYLQEEIILSHHSQHYDVMLFLSVNSKFKVKGLPIVSWLQGTPQTEWQYIQKLRSQIIKYGGSGFYLKAAVHYTLEAPKVGREIANSDLLICESAWSRDRMIEYGVAPERLRILPYPINLELFQPPQKVSLKSNTDKKTFLWLGRIDPRKRFDLMIAAYELLLQERQDVHLKVVGGFRHVPGYRKLMEPLLQKGQMEYIPFVPRSEIPQLLHECDVVVQPSEAENFGSSIAEALCCGLPVVLGSTNGTKDFIGESGILFEEYTPEALKDAMITALEKLDRDRNQVIANNRKVAEQSFNVDWIADQMISALQKVVESVAY from the coding sequence ATGAAAATTGCTTGTTACGGTTATGTGTATAAGAATACGGGAAGTGTTGCTGGTGCTAACTTTCTGATTTTGGAAGAGCTGTTGAAGCGGGGACTTGAGATTGATTTTTTTGGTTGGGATGGCTTTAATAAGCCTCATGAGTTATTAGATTATTCTAATTTCAAGTTCATTGAACTACCGAAGGGAGTGGTTGGAAGTTCTATCTATAGTTGTCTTCCAACCTTTTTAAAGGAGATTTATAAATCGTATTTGTGGCCTGCTGTTCATGTTTTCCTTGATAGTCGGATAGATCAAAAATATTTGCAAGAAGAAATTATTTTATCACATCATTCTCAGCATTATGATGTGATGCTGTTTCTAAGTGTTAATTCTAAATTTAAAGTGAAGGGATTACCGATCGTCAGTTGGTTGCAGGGAACACCTCAAACAGAATGGCAATATATTCAGAAACTTCGATCGCAAATCATTAAATACGGTGGTTCAGGTTTTTATCTAAAGGCGGCTGTTCACTACACATTGGAAGCTCCTAAAGTTGGTCGAGAAATAGCTAATAGTGATCTCTTGATTTGTGAAAGTGCTTGGTCACGTGATCGTATGATTGAGTATGGGGTTGCTCCAGAGCGTTTACGAATACTGCCCTACCCTATAAATCTAGAACTCTTTCAGCCACCACAGAAAGTGAGTCTAAAGAGCAATACGGATAAGAAAACTTTTCTGTGGTTAGGGCGAATCGATCCTCGTAAGCGATTTGATTTGATGATTGCAGCTTATGAATTACTCTTACAGGAGCGGCAAGATGTGCATTTGAAAGTTGTGGGTGGATTTCGTCATGTACCAGGATATCGCAAATTGATGGAGCCACTGCTACAAAAAGGACAAATGGAGTACATTCCATTTGTCCCGAGATCGGAAATTCCACAACTCCTTCACGAATGTGACGTTGTGGTTCAACCTAGTGAAGCCGAGAACTTTGGTTCTTCGATCGCAGAAGCTCTCTGTTGCGGTTTACCCGTGGTTCTCGGTTCAACCAATGGGACGAAGGACTTCATTGGAGAGTCAGGAATCTTGTTTGAGGAATATACTCCAGAAGCGTTGAAAGATGCCATGATTACCGCACTGGAGAAGCTTGATCGTGATCGTAATCAAGTGATTGCTAACAATCGTAAGGTTGCAGAACAGAGTTTTAATGTTGATTGGATTGCTGATCAAATGATTTCTGCTTTACAGAAAGTGGTTGAATCGGTTGCCTACTAG